In one window of Gemmatimonadota bacterium DNA:
- the ilvN gene encoding acetolactate synthase small subunit: MARHTISMVVENRFGVLARISGLFSGRGFNIDSIAVGEAAEPGTARMTIVTQGDEMIIEQIIKQLNRLVDVIRVVDLTGENFINRELALIKVNANQSTRQELVQIAEIFKAKIVDINQKTIMLEATGNEDKIDAVISMVRPFGVREIARTGRVALARESASKDTPSPEAPQPVWERERKQITADLA; this comes from the coding sequence ATGGCACGCCATACCATATCCATGGTGGTCGAGAACCGGTTCGGGGTCCTGGCCCGCATTTCCGGGCTGTTCAGCGGCCGGGGCTTCAACATCGACAGCATCGCCGTCGGCGAAGCCGCGGAACCCGGCACGGCGCGCATGACCATCGTCACGCAGGGCGACGAGATGATCATCGAACAGATCATCAAGCAGTTGAACCGCCTGGTGGACGTGATCCGGGTCGTGGATCTCACCGGGGAGAACTTCATCAACCGCGAACTCGCCCTCATCAAGGTGAACGCCAATCAGTCCACGCGGCAGGAACTCGTGCAGATCGCCGAAATCTTCAAGGCGAAGATCGTCGACATCAACCAGAAGACGATCATGCTGGAAGCCACGGGCAACGAGGACAAGATCGACGCCGTCATCAGCATGGTGCGGCCCTTCGGCGTGCGGGAGATCGCCCGGACCGGCCGGGTGGCGCTCGCCCGTGAATCGGCCAGCAAGGACACCCCGTCACCGGAAGCCCCGCAGCCCGTCTGGGAGCGGGAACGCAAGCAGATCACCGCCGACCTGGCCTGA
- the ilvB gene encoding biosynthetic-type acetolactate synthase large subunit: MKLSGAEIVIECLKKEGVDIVFGYPGGVVIPTYDVIQRTTDLRHILVRHEQGATHMADGYARATGKPGVVLVSSGPGATNTVTGIATAYMDSIPMIVITGQVPVHLIGNDAFQESDTVGITRPITKHNFLIKETEDIAQVFAEAFHIATTGRPGPVLIDVPKDVQIGEAEFSYPERPDIRGYKPRTEGHPKQIRKAAEMLTSARKPVIYVGGGAIISEASEEIRTLARKLNAPVTTTLMGLGAYPENDPLSLKMLGMHGTWYANTAVMMCDLLVCIGARFDDRVTGKLEEFSPNSKKIHIDIDPSSLNKNVRVDLPIVGDVKRVLQQLVPLVERADTAEWLQQIETWKRDHPLTYANTIGLHEEGLEGVDRETVEKDTDQFPLCAQYAIERIGQLTKGEAYVVTDVGQHQMWAAQWYGFSNPRSMITSGGLGTMGFGLPAAIGAQFACPDREVIVFSGDGSIQMNIQEMATAVACGLPIKIVLLNNGYLGMVRQWQELFYAQRYSEVDLRDSNPDFVKLAEAYGAVGIRVFKDEDVEGAWLEACKVKDRPVMLDMVIAEEGNVYPMIPAGAASHEMIEE; this comes from the coding sequence ATGAAACTGTCGGGTGCTGAAATAGTCATAGAGTGTCTGAAGAAAGAGGGGGTCGATATCGTCTTCGGGTATCCCGGCGGCGTGGTGATCCCGACTTATGACGTCATTCAGCGCACCACCGACCTGAGGCACATCCTCGTACGCCACGAGCAGGGCGCGACCCACATGGCCGACGGCTATGCGCGGGCGACCGGCAAGCCCGGCGTGGTCCTCGTCTCCTCCGGCCCGGGCGCCACCAACACGGTAACCGGCATCGCCACCGCGTACATGGATTCGATCCCGATGATCGTGATCACGGGCCAGGTACCGGTGCACCTGATCGGGAACGACGCCTTTCAGGAATCGGATACCGTGGGCATCACGCGGCCCATCACGAAGCACAATTTCCTGATCAAGGAAACCGAAGACATCGCGCAGGTTTTCGCCGAGGCGTTCCACATCGCGACGACCGGCCGGCCCGGACCCGTCCTGATCGACGTGCCCAAGGACGTCCAGATCGGGGAAGCGGAGTTCTCATACCCGGAACGGCCGGACATTCGCGGGTACAAGCCCCGGACCGAGGGACATCCGAAGCAGATCCGCAAGGCGGCGGAGATGCTCACCTCGGCCAGGAAGCCGGTGATCTACGTGGGCGGCGGCGCGATCATCTCCGAAGCGTCGGAGGAAATCCGCACGCTGGCCCGCAAGCTCAACGCGCCGGTGACGACCACGCTGATGGGACTCGGCGCCTACCCGGAAAACGATCCCCTTTCGCTCAAGATGCTCGGCATGCACGGCACCTGGTACGCGAACACGGCCGTGATGATGTGCGACCTGCTGGTCTGCATCGGCGCCCGGTTCGACGACCGCGTGACCGGCAAGCTGGAGGAGTTTTCGCCCAATTCGAAGAAGATCCACATCGACATCGATCCGTCGTCCCTCAACAAGAACGTGCGGGTGGACCTCCCCATCGTGGGCGACGTGAAGCGGGTGCTGCAGCAGTTGGTTCCCCTGGTGGAACGGGCCGATACGGCCGAGTGGCTCCAGCAGATCGAAACGTGGAAGCGGGACCACCCGCTGACCTACGCGAACACGATCGGGCTCCACGAGGAAGGCCTGGAGGGCGTCGACCGGGAGACCGTCGAGAAGGATACGGATCAATTCCCGCTGTGCGCCCAGTACGCTATCGAGCGGATCGGCCAGCTCACGAAGGGCGAGGCCTACGTGGTCACCGACGTCGGCCAGCACCAGATGTGGGCGGCCCAGTGGTACGGCTTCTCGAACCCCCGGTCGATGATCACTTCCGGCGGGCTCGGCACCATGGGCTTCGGACTGCCCGCGGCGATCGGCGCCCAGTTCGCCTGCCCGGACCGCGAGGTCATCGTGTTCTCGGGCGACGGCAGCATCCAGATGAACATCCAGGAGATGGCCACGGCCGTGGCCTGCGGTCTGCCCATCAAGATCGTGCTGCTGAACAACGGCTATCTCGGCATGGTGCGCCAGTGGCAGGAGCTGTTCTACGCGCAGCGTTATTCGGAGGTGGACCTGCGAGACTCCAACCCGGATTTCGTGAAGCTGGCGGAGGCCTACGGCGCCGTGGGCATCCGGGTCTTCAAGGATGAAGACGTGGAAGGCGCCTGGCTCGAGGCCTGCAAGGTCAAGGACCGCCCCGTGATGCTCGACATGGTGATCGCCGAAGAAGGCAACGTGTATCCCATGATCCCCGCGGGTGCGGCATCCCACGAAATGATCGAAGAATAG
- a CDS encoding tetratricopeptide repeat protein produces the protein MARTRRRISRREMKEDRFILWVYEMSSEIDKHWKSLTAAAVLVIACVAGWYYWTNKQTDDLVLAGQVFAPGQTAMQDSRYEDAIPIFERVVTEYGGTSVALEATIELANACFQTGDFEKARTYFQTYLDEYGSQDAHFWLAARSGLAACDEEEEKYEEAANQYLALADEDPESYLAPGFLLDAARCFGAADQKDQARALYDRVVEHYESTPYARDARIALTAL, from the coding sequence ATGGCAAGAACAAGACGGCGCATCAGCCGTCGTGAGATGAAAGAAGATCGCTTCATTCTCTGGGTGTACGAGATGAGCAGCGAGATCGACAAGCACTGGAAATCCCTCACCGCGGCCGCCGTACTGGTGATCGCCTGCGTGGCCGGCTGGTATTACTGGACCAACAAGCAGACCGATGATCTTGTGCTGGCGGGACAGGTATTCGCGCCGGGTCAGACGGCGATGCAGGACAGCCGCTATGAAGATGCCATTCCCATATTCGAGCGGGTCGTGACCGAATACGGTGGTACTTCAGTAGCCCTCGAGGCGACGATCGAGCTGGCTAATGCCTGTTTTCAGACCGGCGATTTCGAAAAGGCGCGCACCTATTTCCAGACCTACCTGGACGAATACGGCAGTCAGGACGCGCATTTCTGGCTGGCTGCCCGCTCGGGACTGGCCGCGTGCGACGAAGAGGAAGAGAAGTATGAAGAGGCGGCCAACCAGTATCTCGCCCTGGCAGACGAAGATCCGGAGAGTTATCTCGCCCCCGGTTTCCTCCTGGATGCCGCGCGATGTTTCGGGGCCGCCGACCAGAAGGACCAGGCACGGGCCCTGTACGACCGGGTGGTTGAGCACTACGAATCGACGCCTTATGCCCGGGATGCCCGGATCGCGCTGACCGCACTCTAG
- a CDS encoding alanine--glyoxylate aminotransferase family protein, producing MKVTNFAPGPTPVPDRVVRKMSAPILTHRSTEFSDLLRQVASWLQHVFQTENDVLVLTASGSGAMEAAVVNLLSPGDRVLAISGGKFGGRWVELCATYGIDALTLDVEWGKAADPDEVDRILGEQGPFEAVLATHSETSTGVLHDIEALGRIARGHGCYLVVDAISGLGANELRTDDWHVDIALTGSQKALMIPPGLAFISVSERAWQRIEESRQPSYYLSLKRARDSFTKGLTPYTPAVSLLMGLAESLRMMRELGLEEIYRIHERNALVTRAGVAALGLNLFARRPSNVLTSVVMPPGIDGSDLLKTIKQECGVTIANGMDHYRGKYIRIAHLGYNVAPSDMIVALTALEHGLSRHGYAFESGAGVAAAKRVIGETG from the coding sequence GTGAAGGTTACCAACTTTGCCCCCGGACCCACGCCGGTTCCCGACCGGGTCGTCCGGAAGATGTCGGCACCGATCCTCACCCACCGTTCCACCGAATTCAGCGATCTGCTCAGGCAGGTTGCCTCGTGGCTTCAGCACGTTTTCCAGACGGAGAACGATGTGCTCGTGCTCACGGCATCCGGCAGCGGCGCCATGGAGGCCGCGGTCGTCAACCTGCTTTCGCCGGGTGACCGGGTGCTGGCGATCAGCGGCGGCAAATTCGGCGGCAGGTGGGTCGAACTGTGCGCGACCTACGGCATCGACGCCCTGACGCTCGATGTGGAGTGGGGTAAGGCCGCGGATCCCGACGAGGTCGACCGTATCCTGGGGGAACAGGGACCCTTCGAAGCCGTGCTGGCCACCCACAGCGAAACCTCGACGGGCGTGCTCCACGACATCGAGGCCCTGGGCAGGATCGCCCGCGGTCACGGCTGCTACCTGGTCGTGGATGCCATCAGCGGCCTGGGCGCCAATGAACTCAGGACGGACGACTGGCACGTCGACATCGCCCTCACGGGCTCGCAGAAGGCGCTCATGATCCCGCCCGGTCTGGCCTTCATCAGCGTCAGCGAGCGGGCGTGGCAGCGCATCGAAGAAAGCCGCCAGCCTTCCTACTATCTGAGCCTGAAACGGGCACGGGATTCCTTCACGAAGGGGCTGACGCCCTATACGCCGGCCGTGTCGCTGCTCATGGGACTGGCCGAGTCGCTGAGGATGATGAGGGAACTCGGCCTGGAGGAAATCTACCGGATTCACGAGCGCAACGCCCTGGTGACCCGCGCGGGCGTCGCGGCCCTCGGCCTGAATCTCTTCGCGCGCAGGCCGTCCAACGTGCTGACCTCGGTCGTCATGCCGCCCGGTATCGACGGCTCCGATTTGCTGAAGACGATCAAGCAGGAATGCGGGGTGACCATCGCCAACGGGATGGATCACTACAGGGGCAAATACATTCGCATCGCCCATCTGGGCTACAACGTGGCTCCGTCGGATATGATCGTCGCCCTTACGGCCCTCGAGCACGGCCTGAGCCGCCACGGGTATGCGTTCGAGTCCGGTGCGGGCGTCGCCGCGGCGAAGCGGGTGATAGGGGAGACGGGGTGA
- a CDS encoding DUF4097 family beta strand repeat protein: protein MKLWICTFGVLLFAQPALAEPALALNEDQNRATGNRTETFQVERDGRLDLNTRAGDITISTWSKNEAVVNVQGVPASGADDLRIRYEGGILRVDYDHRGWSMNRRRGLRFKIDLPSDFDLDLRTGGGDIEVVGNLGGDVRSHTSGGDVTLRDIGGDVELTTSGGDIRVGTVGGDVHLQTSGGDIRVEKASTDLDVQTSGGDIRIGHVGNELEAQTSGGDITIEYVGGKSRIRTSGGDIDIGELLENARITTSGGDIELRDAKGELQVKTAGGELELLNVTGSIDAKTAGGEILAEITPEGSKGSSLISAGGDIVLYVDPEAKATIEARIRVDKRSRFGGVFQMNPPPGGGADQIIIEIPEIPTINMDQSVTEIDEEKLQEIIEKLTQSMNEAVQLSAEEAQRLLQELQRDLQVAQRELQAAQRKSVEAQKKMFEARSNARATWRYKIRSDFEAERYEEDAEEREISATYTLNGGGARIWLETSDSNIEIRELDK, encoded by the coding sequence ATGAAATTATGGATTTGTACATTCGGTGTATTGTTGTTTGCGCAGCCTGCCCTGGCGGAGCCTGCCCTGGCGCTCAACGAGGATCAGAACCGGGCTACGGGGAACCGGACGGAGACTTTCCAGGTGGAAAGGGACGGACGGCTCGACCTGAACACCCGTGCGGGCGATATCACGATCTCCACGTGGAGCAAAAACGAAGCGGTCGTGAACGTTCAAGGCGTTCCGGCGAGCGGCGCGGATGATCTGAGAATACGTTACGAAGGGGGCATACTGCGCGTCGATTACGACCACAGGGGATGGTCGATGAATCGACGACGAGGCCTGCGTTTCAAGATCGATCTGCCATCGGATTTCGACCTGGACCTGCGCACCGGCGGCGGCGATATCGAAGTCGTGGGCAACCTGGGCGGAGACGTGAGAAGCCATACTTCGGGCGGCGACGTAACGCTCCGGGATATCGGCGGCGACGTGGAGCTGACCACGTCCGGCGGAGACATCCGCGTGGGCACGGTCGGCGGCGACGTTCATCTGCAGACGTCGGGGGGCGACATCCGGGTCGAGAAGGCCTCCACCGACCTGGACGTCCAGACCTCCGGCGGCGACATCCGGATCGGGCACGTAGGCAATGAACTGGAAGCCCAGACTTCCGGCGGGGACATCACCATTGAGTACGTAGGCGGAAAATCCCGTATAAGGACATCCGGAGGCGATATCGATATCGGCGAACTTTTGGAGAACGCCCGAATCACCACGTCCGGCGGCGACATTGAACTGCGTGACGCGAAGGGTGAATTGCAGGTGAAAACCGCCGGGGGCGAACTGGAGCTCCTGAATGTAACGGGGTCGATCGACGCAAAAACCGCGGGCGGCGAGATCCTGGCTGAAATCACACCGGAGGGTTCCAAGGGCAGCTCGCTTATTTCGGCCGGTGGCGACATCGTACTCTACGTGGATCCGGAAGCGAAAGCGACCATCGAAGCGCGGATTCGCGTGGATAAGAGATCGAGATTTGGTGGAGTGTTTCAAATGAACCCTCCTCCTGGAGGTGGGGCCGACCAGATAATCATCGAAATCCCCGAGATACCGACAATCAACATGGATCAGTCGGTTACGGAGATCGACGAGGAAAAGTTGCAGGAGATCATCGAAAAGCTGACGCAAAGCATGAACGAGGCGGTACAGTTGTCGGCCGAAGAGGCGCAACGGCTTCTGCAAGAGTTACAACGGGATTTGCAGGTAGCCCAGCGGGAACTGCAGGCAGCACAGAGGAAGTCGGTCGAAGCGCAGAAGAAGATGTTCGAGGCTCGCAGCAACGCCAGAGCCACCTGGCGATACAAGATCCGATCCGATTTCGAAGCGGAGCGCTACGAGGAAGACGCGGAAGAACGAGAGATCAGCGCTACTTACACACTCAACGGCGGCGGCGCCAGGATCTGGCTCGAGACCAGCGACAGCAACATTGAGATCCGCGAGCTGGACAAGTAA
- a CDS encoding RNA polymerase sigma factor → MAGHINRRRQHIRHSTPGNNVETALKLDGRIAVDHQEENMEIDSARDRTDLEDRRLILKARGGDARALEELVYRYDEKVLSMAMSFVGDMDDAKDIYQEVFMRVYKALPKFEFRSRFSTYLYRIVTNACLSHRARSGKRSFVPIEDELGEDQESTKRGVTLLSPDRPDAAVINHEIASRIRTAVNTLSPRLRTVFVLRHHEGFKLREIAGIMECAEGTVKKYLFDATRRLRIQLEDIRI, encoded by the coding sequence ATGGCCGGTCACATAAACAGACGGCGCCAGCACATACGGCACTCTACGCCAGGAAACAACGTGGAAACTGCCCTCAAACTTGACGGCCGAATCGCAGTGGACCATCAGGAAGAAAACATGGAGATCGATTCGGCAAGGGATCGCACGGACCTGGAAGATCGCAGGTTGATTCTCAAGGCAAGGGGCGGTGACGCACGGGCATTGGAGGAACTGGTCTACCGATACGACGAGAAAGTGCTGTCCATGGCAATGTCCTTCGTGGGTGACATGGACGATGCCAAGGACATTTACCAGGAAGTCTTCATGCGGGTATATAAAGCCTTGCCGAAATTCGAATTCCGCAGCCGGTTTTCGACCTACTTGTACCGGATCGTCACCAACGCCTGTCTTTCACACCGGGCGCGAAGCGGAAAAAGAAGCTTCGTACCGATTGAAGACGAGCTGGGAGAAGACCAGGAATCGACGAAACGCGGGGTAACCCTCTTATCCCCCGACCGGCCGGATGCGGCCGTCATCAACCACGAAATCGCCTCACGGATACGTACCGCCGTCAACACCCTTTCACCCCGGCTGCGGACCGTGTTCGTGCTGCGGCACCACGAAGGATTCAAACTGAGGGAAATCGCAGGCATTATGGAATGTGCCGAAGGCACCGTGAAGAAATATCTCTTCGACGCCACGCGACGGCTGCGCATTCAACTCGAGGACATACGAATATGA
- a CDS encoding twin-arginine translocase TatA/TatE family subunit: MLGSFGTTELIIILVIVMILFGAKKLPELAKGLGQGITEFKKAQNKEPTEEKQGTSGTSATKDS; the protein is encoded by the coding sequence ATGCTAGGTAGTTTTGGCACGACCGAACTGATTATCATTCTTGTCATCGTCATGATCCTGTTCGGTGCGAAGAAGCTTCCCGAACTGGCCAAGGGTCTGGGCCAGGGGATCACCGAGTTCAAGAAAGCACAGAACAAAGAGCCCACCGAAGAGAAACAGGGTACCTCCGGCACGTCCGCCACGAAGGACAGCTGA
- a CDS encoding SelT/SelW/SelH family protein, which yields MAVKLLEYYKHDIEQLLLVPSGGGRFEVTVDDSLIFSKLANDRFPEYAEVKDAIEASIAG from the coding sequence TTGGCGGTGAAACTGCTGGAGTACTACAAACACGATATCGAACAGCTGCTGCTTGTGCCGTCCGGAGGAGGCAGGTTCGAAGTCACTGTGGATGATTCGCTGATCTTCTCCAAGCTGGCGAACGACCGGTTTCCGGAATACGCGGAGGTCAAGGACGCCATCGAGGCATCGATCGCGGGCTGA
- a CDS encoding STAS domain-containing protein, which translates to MNIYVSLEDEIAVLRIEGRLWEEEDTVELDRMIDDTLARGCTRFVADLTGVPIMNSSGLGSLIAAMKKIRSRDGEMVLTGVNDRLDHLFRITRLYTVFKTYDNVDAAVENMLA; encoded by the coding sequence ATGAACATCTACGTTTCGCTGGAAGACGAAATTGCAGTGCTTCGCATCGAGGGCAGGTTGTGGGAGGAAGAGGACACCGTCGAGCTGGACCGGATGATCGACGACACCCTCGCCCGGGGCTGCACGCGGTTCGTCGCGGATTTGACCGGTGTGCCCATCATGAACAGTTCCGGACTGGGTTCGCTGATCGCGGCCATGAAGAAAATACGATCCAGGGACGGGGAGATGGTACTCACGGGCGTCAACGACCGCCTGGATCACCTGTTCCGGATCACCCGGCTGTATACGGTCTTCAAGACGTATGACAATGTAGACGCCGCCGTGGAAAACATGCTCGCCTGA
- a CDS encoding BCCT family transporter — protein MDGPRVDRVIFWVALPLITGVSIPLVLFPVEGEALLSAAFGWLTRFLGWAYLWFTIAAFALLVYYALGKYGNVRFGGPDAKPEFSLISWIAMIFCAGIGASVLYWGTIEWAYYYMNPPFGLEPRSAEATEWAATYGLFHWGFTAWAIYCIPTLPLAYLFWNRRRPVLRMSAACEGVIGAQAARRLPGKFIDMLFMFGLLGGVGTSIGLSTPMISAGLSEMLGVARGYWLDASVVITLGTIFGVSVYTGLQRGIRMLSRFNLWLTIGLLAFVFLAGPTLFIIDTITNSIGLLVQNFVKMSLYLDPIGKWGSLISAKGEGSPVPQATFPEQWTVFYWAWWIAFAPFMGLFVARISRGRTIRELIGAEIIGGAMGCWLFFAVLGNTSLFFQLEGSQDLTGLVARNMTPEAIIATVVAVGDRVIPFAIPLLLVFVTLAIIFAATTLDSASYILASVATREQAEVREPARWHRCFWAVVLSSVALSLMFVGGTESLRAVQSASLIVALPLIAVLVLMTLSFIRWLRQDHGS, from the coding sequence ATGGACGGACCCCGCGTCGACCGGGTCATATTCTGGGTCGCGTTGCCCCTGATCACAGGGGTATCGATACCCCTGGTCCTGTTCCCCGTCGAGGGAGAAGCCCTGCTCAGCGCGGCCTTCGGCTGGCTGACCCGGTTCCTGGGATGGGCCTACCTCTGGTTCACCATCGCAGCGTTCGCGCTCCTCGTCTACTACGCCCTCGGCAAGTACGGCAACGTACGTTTCGGCGGACCCGACGCCAAACCGGAGTTCTCCCTGATCAGCTGGATCGCCATGATCTTCTGCGCCGGCATCGGCGCCAGCGTCCTGTACTGGGGCACGATCGAGTGGGCGTATTACTACATGAATCCGCCCTTCGGTCTCGAACCCCGGTCCGCCGAGGCCACGGAGTGGGCGGCGACCTACGGACTGTTCCACTGGGGATTCACGGCGTGGGCGATCTACTGCATCCCCACCCTGCCCCTCGCCTACCTCTTCTGGAACCGGCGGCGTCCGGTCCTGCGCATGTCGGCGGCCTGCGAAGGCGTGATCGGCGCGCAGGCGGCCCGGCGGCTTCCGGGCAAGTTCATCGACATGCTGTTCATGTTCGGCCTGCTTGGCGGGGTCGGGACGTCCATCGGGCTCAGCACGCCCATGATCTCGGCGGGACTGTCGGAGATGCTGGGCGTCGCCAGGGGGTACTGGCTGGACGCCTCGGTGGTGATTACGCTGGGGACGATCTTCGGCGTGAGCGTCTACACCGGGTTGCAGCGCGGTATCCGCATGCTGAGCCGATTCAACCTCTGGCTCACCATCGGCCTGCTCGCATTCGTCTTCCTGGCGGGGCCTACGCTGTTCATCATAGACACGATTACCAACAGCATTGGCCTGCTGGTGCAGAACTTCGTCAAGATGAGCCTGTACCTGGATCCGATCGGAAAGTGGGGCTCGCTGATATCGGCAAAGGGGGAAGGGAGTCCGGTTCCACAGGCTACCTTCCCGGAGCAGTGGACCGTCTTCTACTGGGCGTGGTGGATCGCCTTCGCGCCGTTCATGGGGCTGTTCGTCGCCCGCATCTCCCGGGGCCGTACGATCCGCGAACTGATCGGCGCCGAGATCATCGGCGGCGCGATGGGTTGCTGGCTGTTCTTCGCCGTACTCGGCAACACCAGCCTGTTCTTCCAGCTGGAGGGCTCACAGGACCTCACCGGCCTGGTCGCGCGCAACATGACGCCGGAAGCGATCATTGCCACGGTGGTCGCTGTGGGAGACCGGGTGATCCCCTTCGCCATACCGCTTCTGCTGGTGTTCGTGACCCTGGCGATCATCTTCGCCGCAACCACGCTGGACTCCGCGTCCTACATCCTGGCGTCGGTGGCCACCCGGGAACAGGCCGAAGTGCGGGAACCCGCGCGCTGGCACCGCTGCTTCTGGGCGGTCGTGCTCAGTTCCGTGGCGCTTTCGCTGATGTTCGTGGGGGGGACGGAAAGCCTGCGGGCGGTCCAGTCGGCTTCCCTGATCGTCGCGCTTCCGCTCATCGCCGTGCTGGTCCTGATGACCCTGTCCTTCATCCGGTGGCTGAGACAGGATCACGGCTCCTGA